The Vicinamibacterales bacterium genome window below encodes:
- a CDS encoding PfkB family carbohydrate kinase → VGGGDGFASGFFYGLMSGEPAEQAVRLGWAHGALLTTFPGDTTMATLDQVRAFASGGSARIQR, encoded by the coding sequence CGTCGGCGGCGGGGACGGCTTCGCCTCCGGCTTCTTCTACGGATTGATGAGCGGCGAACCCGCGGAGCAGGCGGTGCGTCTGGGATGGGCGCACGGCGCGCTGCTCACCACGTTCCCCGGGGACACGACCATGGCGACGCTCGATCAGGTCCGCGCCTTCGCCAGCGGCGGGTCGGCGAGAATTCAGCGCTAG